One Heptranchias perlo isolate sHepPer1 chromosome 2, sHepPer1.hap1, whole genome shotgun sequence DNA segment encodes these proteins:
- the LOC137342640 gene encoding metalloreductase STEAP4-like, whose translation MDSNSSGMIPLHQNSSRNRLDHKRETICILGTGDFGRSLGMRMLKSGYPVVFGSRYPKDSTLLPSGAQVFHHADALKKSKIIFLAVHRENYDFVPALSDLLDGKVLVDVSNNLRMNQYPESNAQYLSQLVPKANVVKGFNTVSAWALQSGNLDASSQVFVCGDDNKSKQLVMDVARSIGLTPLDQGSLLAAEELEDYPLQLFPMWRLPLNITAGLTVFFFLYYVVIKVIYPYVKKNADDTYRMMISIPNNVFPIVSLILLGLVYLPGVIAAFIQLYRGTKYKRFPDWLDEWMLCRKQLGLVSFAYGFLHVFYSLVKPLSYAYYWKQIQYTVSEVKKNTTSEMERVWAWRGDLFYALGILGFAVFCLLGITSLPSVSNTMNWREFRFVQSKLGHVTLLLCTAHAAVLGWNKFLTPTRYKWGLPPGYILSMVIPCIVLVLKLILITPCVDRMVTRIRQGWEKKEKGSGNVNI comes from the exons ATGGACAGCAATTCGTCAGGCATGATCCCACTTCATCAAAATAGCAGCAGAAACAGGTTGGACCATAAGCGGGAAACAATTTGCATTCTTGGCACTGGGGATTTTGGCAGATCCTTGGGTATGAGGATGCTCAAATCAGGTTACCCGGTGGTATTTGGTAGCCGATACCCAAAGGACTCTACCCTGCTGCCAAGTGGAGCACAAGTGTTTCACCACGCGGATGCCCTGAAAAAATCCAAGATCATTTTCTTGGCAGTTCACAGGGAAAACTATGATTTTGTCCCGGCTCTGTCCGATTTGCTAGATGGAAAAGTCCTGGTGGATGTGAGCAACAACCTCAGAATGAACCAATACCCTGAGTCCAATGCACAATATCTGTCTCAGCTGGTTCCCAAAGCCAATGTGGTGAAGGGATTTAACACAGTTTCAGCCTGGGCCCTGCAGTCAGGCAATCTGGATGCCAGCAGTCAG GTCTTTGTCTGTGGGGATGACAATAAATCCAAACAACTGGTGATGGATGTTGCCAGGAGTATAGGCCTCACTCCTTTAGACCAGGGATCCCTTCTAGCAGCTGAAGAACTGGAGGACTACCCTCTACAGCTCTTTCCAATGTGGAGACTACCACTTAATATAACAGCTGGTCTCACAGTATTCTTCTTCTTGTACTATGTGGTGATTAAAGTAATCTAtccctatgtaaaaaaaaatgccgaTGATACCTATCGGATGATGATTTCCATACCCAATAATGTTTTTCCAATTGTCTCCCTCATTCTGCTTGGCTTGGTTTACCTGCCGGGTGTGATTGCTGCATTCATCCAACTCTACAGAGGGACAAAGTACAAGCGATTCCCTGACTGGCTCGACGAGTGGATGTTGTGTCGCAAACAGCTCGGACTTGTGTCATTTGCCTATGGCTTCCTTCATGTTTTTTACTCATTGGTCAAACCACTTAGCTATGCATATTATTGGAAACAAATTCAGTATACCGTTTCGGAG GTGAAAAAGAACACAACCTCAGAGATGGAGAGGGTGTGGGCCTGGCGTGGTGATCTGTTTTACGCACTTGGAATCTTGGGCTTTGCTGTCTTTTGTCTGCTCGGAATAACCTCCCTTCCATCTGTCAGCAATACAATGAACTGGAGAGAATTCAGATTTGTTCAG TCGAAGCTGGGTCATGtcacactgctgctgtgcacggCTCACGCTGCTGTACTTGGATGGAATAAATTCTTAACGCCTACACGGTATAAATGGGGGCTTCCCCCAGGGTACATACTGTCCATGGTGATTCCCTGCATTGTGCTGGTTCTAAAGCTGATTCTCATAACTCCGTGTGTAGACAGAATGGTCACAAGAATCCGGCAGGGttgggaaaagaaagaaaaaggctCAGGCAATGTAAACATTTGA